A single region of the Selenomonas sp. oral taxon 920 genome encodes:
- a CDS encoding phosphoribosylformylglycinamidine cyclo-ligase → MIPIHIHIGEVRTLSVENWQTIPDDRQQLLEIVGGAVVQDFGHIAEGDRISCSVTVTSAAWEKIKGYWDSRAMVSVTDEGGNILPSMRVVVKSYEYMAHFPKVYKLSLEFWRV, encoded by the coding sequence GTGATTCCAATTCATATTCACATTGGTGAGGTACGGACATTATCCGTTGAAAACTGGCAGACCATTCCCGACGACCGTCAACAGCTTTTGGAAATTGTCGGCGGAGCGGTCGTGCAGGATTTCGGGCATATTGCAGAGGGCGATCGTATTTCCTGTTCGGTCACGGTCACTTCTGCCGCATGGGAAAAGATCAAGGGCTACTGGGACAGCCGTGCAATGGTGAGCGTCACGGATGAGGGCGGGAACATCCTGCCGTCCATGCGTGTGGTGGTGAAGTCTTACGAGTATATGGCTCATTTCCCGAAGGTATATAAACTGTCTCTTGAATTTTGGAGGGTATGA
- a CDS encoding recombinase family protein has protein sequence MAKTVRVIPASPKIFRSEVTAEPRRRRTAGYARVSTDHEEQASSYEMQMAHYKNYIESRADWDFVGMYSDEGISGTNTKKRDGFNQMIEDALAGEIDLIITKSVSRFARNTVDSLQNVRKLKEHGVEIYFEKENIWTFDSRGELLITIMSSLAQEESRSISENTTWGKRKQFAEGKTSVGYSAFLGYDKDFEINEEQAKIVRLIYKLFLGGRSFYAITKELEKRGIKSPSGKDKWYISTVRSILTNEKYRGDALIQKEYTADFLDKTRRKNTGEIPQYYVEEHHEAIIPPDLFDFVQAEIKRREQNGKHSGVSIFANKIKCGCCGGWYGAKVWHSTDKYRRVIYRCNKKYTHKGKPCNTRHLTEDEIKQIFVKALNSLVDVKENVIAELRSLIDDVCQTVELTEERNRAEQELGVLAERLETLIRENARVAQDQNAYLKQENEIRALYVEKQGHLARLDEQIAEREGKRKTLETMIQVVCGIDGEQLAFDEELWSGLLDHIVVKEDGAVVVVFKGGIESGVDGCRGLFYLRKQSG, from the coding sequence ATGGCAAAGACAGTGAGGGTCATCCCAGCAAGCCCTAAAATCTTTCGTTCTGAGGTTACGGCAGAACCAAGGCGGCGCAGAACGGCAGGATATGCCAGAGTTTCCACTGACCATGAAGAACAGGCTTCCAGTTATGAGATGCAGATGGCGCATTATAAGAACTACATCGAGAGCCGTGCAGACTGGGATTTCGTCGGCATGTATTCGGATGAAGGGATCAGTGGAACCAACACAAAGAAGCGGGATGGGTTCAACCAGATGATCGAGGATGCCCTTGCCGGTGAGATTGACCTCATCATCACAAAGTCTGTCAGCCGCTTTGCAAGAAACACTGTGGATTCACTTCAGAACGTCCGAAAGCTCAAGGAACATGGCGTAGAAATTTACTTCGAAAAGGAGAACATATGGACGTTCGATTCGCGCGGAGAACTCCTTATCACGATTATGTCCAGCCTGGCTCAGGAGGAGAGCCGCAGCATCTCGGAAAACACCACATGGGGCAAGCGGAAGCAGTTCGCCGAGGGCAAGACCAGTGTGGGCTACAGCGCGTTCCTCGGCTATGACAAGGACTTCGAAATCAACGAGGAGCAGGCGAAAATCGTAAGGCTCATCTACAAACTCTTCCTTGGCGGGCGATCCTTTTATGCCATTACCAAGGAGTTGGAGAAGCGGGGAATCAAATCCCCGTCGGGAAAGGACAAGTGGTACATCTCCACAGTGCGCTCCATTCTTACCAACGAGAAGTATCGTGGCGATGCACTGATCCAGAAAGAGTATACGGCGGATTTCCTCGATAAGACGCGACGGAAGAATACGGGCGAGATTCCGCAGTATTATGTGGAGGAGCATCATGAGGCGATTATCCCGCCGGACTTGTTCGACTTTGTGCAAGCGGAGATAAAGCGTAGAGAGCAGAACGGCAAGCACAGCGGTGTGAGCATCTTTGCGAACAAAATCAAATGCGGCTGCTGTGGCGGTTGGTACGGGGCGAAGGTATGGCATTCGACGGATAAGTACCGCAGAGTCATCTACCGCTGCAACAAGAAATATACCCACAAGGGAAAGCCATGCAATACAAGACATCTGACAGAGGATGAGATCAAACAGATTTTCGTCAAAGCACTGAACTCCTTGGTGGACGTGAAAGAGAACGTAATTGCGGAACTCCGATCCCTGATTGACGACGTTTGCCAAACGGTAGAGCTGACGGAGGAACGTAACAGAGCAGAGCAGGAACTCGGTGTTTTGGCAGAACGGCTTGAAACACTGATTCGTGAGAATGCACGGGTGGCACAGGATCAGAATGCGTATCTGAAACAGGAAAATGAGATTCGCGCACTCTATGTGGAAAAGCAGGGGCATCTAGCGAGGTTGGACGAGCAAATTGCCGAGAGGGAGGGCAAGAGAAAGACCTTGGAGACCATGATTCAAGTGGTATGTGGTATCGACGGGGAGCAGCTTGCGTTTGACGAGGAGCTATGGAGTGGACTGCTCGATCACATTGTAGTTAAGGAGGACGGCGCGGTAGTTGTTGTTTTCAAGGGCGGGATTGAGAGCGGCGTTGATGGATGTAGAGGTTTGTTCTATTTAAGGAAACAAAGCGGATGA
- a CDS encoding SHOCT domain-containing protein, with translation MSKEEGLREMTYQMVMRASWKMLQSGLLSEDEYLAFEAKMREKYRPVIGLLFSDIDLLSCG, from the coding sequence ATGAGCAAGGAAGAAGGGCTTCGGGAAATGACGTATCAGATGGTGATGCGTGCTTCATGGAAAATGCTGCAGAGCGGGCTTTTGTCAGAGGACGAGTATCTTGCGTTTGAAGCGAAAATGCGCGAGAAATATCGTCCCGTCATCGGGCTTCTATTTTCAGATATTGACTTGCTATCGTGCGGATAG
- a CDS encoding recombinase family protein codes for MKIRRVQPSTVLQKKLRVAAYARVSVDTLHHSLAAQVSYYSALIQNNPAWEYAGVYADEGITGTSTTHRDEFKRLIADCNAGKIDLVLVKSISRFARDTVDCLHTVRRLKEKGIAVRFERENIDSTSEDGELLLTLLASFAQEESRSIGDNIRWGVRRRFAEGIPNGHKAPYGYTWDGEMFRIVPAEGKVVKEIYRRYLAGESAYAIANSLAEHGIMGRQGRPIEQTTVKDILSNCSYTGTMALQKNYITEGHIRKRNKGELPMYLVEGTFEPLVSKTDFDKAQEIRKRRAERAVNRNPVLPFSGMVKCGCCGGGFSRRTAGKYRRWGCNTRERKGRESCGSRPIKEEELVAAVRTVMQKDEFDAAELRRKVSKIVIHNDCVEFHLTNGRIKKTARIYNGQRGSNPFTNKVYCASCDSKCERDTWTKRTKVWSCSQPRTKCRLKRLPESELKEAAESLFGDGYEGKIVQNVEWIAISDDEVIFHLKEGGAYRWQRQ; via the coding sequence ATGAAGATACGACGGGTTCAACCAAGCACTGTATTGCAGAAAAAGCTGCGTGTGGCTGCTTATGCGCGCGTTTCTGTGGATACGCTTCACCACTCCCTTGCGGCGCAGGTCAGTTACTACAGTGCTCTCATCCAAAACAATCCTGCGTGGGAATATGCCGGCGTGTACGCAGACGAAGGAATCACAGGGACAAGCACTACACACCGAGATGAGTTCAAGCGACTGATCGCCGACTGCAACGCCGGGAAGATTGATTTGGTGCTCGTCAAAAGCATCAGCCGTTTTGCCAGAGATACCGTGGATTGCCTTCATACCGTTCGACGACTGAAAGAGAAGGGGATTGCCGTCCGCTTTGAGCGCGAGAACATTGATTCCACATCCGAGGACGGAGAACTCCTCTTGACGCTGCTCGCATCTTTTGCGCAGGAAGAGAGCAGAAGCATTGGTGACAACATTCGGTGGGGCGTGCGGCGACGGTTCGCAGAGGGGATTCCGAACGGACATAAAGCACCGTACGGCTACACATGGGACGGAGAGATGTTTCGCATTGTTCCTGCCGAGGGCAAGGTCGTCAAGGAGATTTACCGAAGATACCTTGCCGGGGAATCTGCCTATGCCATCGCAAATAGTCTCGCAGAGCATGGAATTATGGGACGGCAGGGGAGACCCATCGAGCAGACCACGGTAAAGGACATCCTCTCAAATTGCTCCTACACGGGCACGATGGCGTTGCAGAAGAACTACATCACAGAAGGTCATATCCGCAAGCGGAATAAAGGGGAACTTCCCATGTATCTGGTGGAGGGGACGTTCGAGCCTCTGGTGTCAAAGACAGACTTCGATAAGGCGCAGGAGATACGGAAACGGAGAGCCGAACGGGCTGTGAATCGGAATCCTGTTCTTCCGTTCTCCGGAATGGTGAAATGCGGATGTTGCGGAGGCGGCTTCAGCAGAAGAACCGCCGGGAAGTACAGACGGTGGGGCTGCAATACGAGAGAGCGGAAGGGTAGGGAATCCTGTGGTAGCCGTCCAATCAAGGAAGAGGAACTTGTGGCTGCGGTCAGAACCGTCATGCAGAAGGATGAGTTTGATGCCGCAGAACTCAGACGCAAAGTCTCTAAGATCGTCATTCACAATGACTGTGTGGAATTTCACCTAACCAATGGTCGCATAAAAAAGACTGCCCGAATCTACAACGGGCAGCGCGGCAGCAATCCCTTCACGAACAAAGTGTATTGCGCTTCCTGCGACAGCAAGTGTGAGCGCGATACATGGACAAAGAGAACTAAGGTGTGGTCTTGCAGTCAGCCGCGAACAAAGTGTCGACTGAAGCGGCTGCCCGAATCCGAACTCAAAGAAGCGGCAGAATCCTTGTTCGGCGATGGCTACGAGGGAAAGATTGTGCAGAACGTCGAGTGGATTGCCATATCCGATGATGAAGTCATATTTCACCTCAAAGAAGGAGGCGCATACCGATGGCAAAGACAGTGA
- a CDS encoding SAP domain-containing protein gives MTQRPAFDEIRSYEEFIKYYWYRTELVEICKKLGIAHRGVKKDLNHNIAEYFKGNIVKATPQKEQMISSGAISLDTPLLACNFSFNTKFRTYFSNLTRVSPFKFTADMATAWRKVKADHDTSFTIQDMLNVYKGISTYAKYDSSVCEWNRFLKDFCADPINDKFKSKLKAAAILWRIVRDSDQPKMYSRTLVQDHLKQLEKL, from the coding sequence ATGACACAGCGTCCTGCATTTGATGAGATTCGCTCATATGAGGAGTTTATAAAATATTATTGGTATCGAACAGAACTCGTAGAGATTTGCAAAAAGCTTGGAATTGCACACAGGGGGGTAAAAAAAGATCTCAATCACAACATTGCAGAATACTTTAAAGGGAACATAGTCAAAGCCACTCCCCAAAAAGAGCAGATGATATCATCTGGAGCGATTTCCTTGGACACACCATTACTTGCTTGCAACTTTTCGTTCAACACAAAGTTTAGAACATATTTCTCAAATCTGACGAGGGTTTCTCCCTTTAAATTTACAGCAGATATGGCGACCGCATGGCGAAAGGTGAAAGCGGATCACGACACATCGTTTACTATACAGGACATGTTGAATGTATATAAGGGGATATCGACGTATGCAAAGTATGATTCTTCTGTATGCGAATGGAACCGCTTCTTAAAAGATTTCTGCGCTGATCCCATAAATGACAAGTTCAAATCAAAATTAAAGGCAGCTGCTATCCTATGGCGAATTGTTCGTGATTCCGATCAACCTAAAATGTATTCACGCACATTAGTGCAAGATCATTTAAAACAACTCGAAAAGCTTTAA
- a CDS encoding major tail protein produces MPSPTPTAKPAGNLTSGQFINIQKLHIAKMLTDESGGTATYEKPIPLGKLLRKVDIKPQTNQAELFADGQSVDTASNTASYDLTFDTAALPLEYTAYLLGHSIENGVMKAGKDDVAPYFAVLFQSDKRNGKKRFTKFYKVQFTEPSESGNSKQESIQFDTPTLTAKAIYRLSDGLSYAKADEEAAGFAAETGTKWYEQV; encoded by the coding sequence ATGCCAAGTCCAACACCAACAGCAAAGCCTGCAGGGAATCTGACAAGCGGGCAGTTCATCAACATCCAGAAACTTCACATCGCCAAGATGCTCACCGACGAGTCGGGCGGCACAGCGACCTACGAGAAGCCGATTCCCCTCGGAAAACTTCTGCGCAAGGTAGACATCAAGCCGCAGACGAATCAGGCGGAACTATTCGCCGACGGTCAGTCCGTGGATACGGCATCCAATACCGCATCCTACGATCTGACCTTTGACACTGCCGCGCTTCCTTTGGAATACACGGCTTATCTTTTGGGACACAGTATCGAGAACGGTGTGATGAAGGCGGGCAAGGACGATGTTGCGCCATACTTCGCCGTCCTATTCCAGTCGGACAAGCGCAACGGCAAGAAGAGGTTCACCAAGTTCTACAAAGTCCAATTCACAGAACCCTCGGAATCCGGCAACTCGAAGCAGGAGAGCATCCAGTTCGACACGCCGACACTGACGGCAAAGGCAATCTATCGTCTCTCGGACGGGCTGTCCTACGCCAAGGCGGATGAGGAGGCGGCGGGATTTGCCGCAGAGACAGGAACGAAGTGGTACGAGCAGGTCTGA
- a CDS encoding transposase gives MATNRQYDHEFKVQAIKLAQEIGQAKAAKELGISKNTMYTWMRAHRLGYLDLGCGTQTPQSALSLHEELVQLRAQLKAQEKEIRRLKKENDFLEEASAFFAASRLKSTKTNA, from the coding sequence ATGGCAACAAACAGACAATACGATCACGAATTTAAGGTGCAGGCAATCAAGCTGGCGCAGGAAATCGGTCAGGCGAAAGCCGCCAAAGAGCTGGGAATTTCCAAGAACACAATGTATACATGGATGCGTGCTCATCGGCTTGGATATTTGGATCTTGGGTGTGGCACGCAAACACCGCAGAGTGCCCTAAGTCTGCACGAGGAACTCGTACAGCTTCGTGCACAACTCAAAGCACAGGAGAAGGAAATTCGACGGCTAAAGAAAGAGAATGACTTTCTGGAGGAAGCAAGCGCTTTTTTCGCCGCGAGCCGTCTGAAGTCAACAAAAACGAACGCATGA
- a CDS encoding phage holin family protein, protein MDQILTIRLYAAGIGIVVGEFLGSFDDLLYALVVFVATDYITGVLRAIVEKKLSSTIGFKGICKKVCIFTLVGVANVLDVHIIGSGCVLRSAVIFFYISNEGISIIENAARMGLPVPQKLQDMMHSLKNQ, encoded by the coding sequence ATGGATCAGATTTTGACAATACGTCTCTATGCGGCGGGCATCGGCATCGTAGTCGGGGAGTTCCTCGGCAGCTTTGACGATCTGCTCTATGCCCTCGTCGTATTTGTTGCGACGGACTACATCACGGGAGTTCTCCGTGCGATTGTGGAAAAGAAACTGTCCAGTACCATCGGCTTCAAGGGGATCTGCAAGAAGGTCTGCATCTTTACTCTTGTGGGTGTGGCGAATGTGTTAGATGTTCACATCATTGGAAGCGGATGCGTCCTGCGCTCTGCGGTGATCTTCTTCTACATCTCGAACGAAGGAATCTCGATCATCGAGAACGCAGCACGGATGGGGCTTCCCGTCCCACAGAAATTGCAGGACATGATGCATAGTCTTAAAAATCAGTAA
- the gp17 gene encoding tail completion protein gp17, with protein sequence MSVARMVYQALVRSKALSQLLAHGKKSIYHGCSPDAGTYPILVYSVISDVPALSVDGTEMERRITVRIHILTKDGRFREIHRAVQNALLPLGFVRVQTQELTEKDIFVEITDYKTAMEGE encoded by the coding sequence ATGAGTGTCGCAAGGATGGTGTATCAGGCTCTTGTGCGCTCCAAGGCACTGTCTCAGCTTCTCGCACACGGGAAGAAGAGCATCTACCACGGGTGCAGTCCCGACGCAGGGACGTATCCGATTCTCGTCTATTCGGTGATCTCGGATGTTCCCGCCCTTTCGGTAGATGGCACGGAGATGGAACGACGAATCACGGTGCGTATCCACATCCTGACGAAGGACGGACGGTTTCGGGAGATTCACAGAGCCGTGCAGAACGCGCTTCTGCCTCTCGGGTTTGTCCGTGTGCAGACGCAGGAACTGACAGAGAAAGATATATTCGTGGAAATCACAGACTATAAAACAGCAATGGAGGGAGAATAA
- a CDS encoding head-tail connector protein — MLVPLAAVKQYLRIDGDEEDDLLTHFTETAEQICTALLRVKKLSKVEDQAIVRVAVLYAVSYLYEHREEADHRGLALTLRSLLFGVRKEVF; from the coding sequence ATGCTTGTGCCGCTTGCAGCAGTCAAGCAGTATCTGCGGATTGACGGGGATGAGGAGGACGATCTCCTCACACATTTTACGGAAACGGCAGAGCAGATTTGTACTGCATTACTGCGCGTGAAGAAGCTGTCCAAGGTTGAAGATCAGGCAATTGTGCGTGTCGCGGTGCTCTATGCCGTGTCCTATCTCTATGAACATCGGGAGGAAGCGGATCACAGAGGGCTTGCCTTGACACTGCGGTCGCTCCTCTTTGGTGTGCGGAAGGAGGTCTTTTAG
- a CDS encoding IS3 family transposase: protein MKLIAFKTSDGALKGNISFCCKMLHVTRQGFYQYLTSKDRPWKYQELADAMMQIHAEDECNDTYGRIRMYQALKIKQPEGVRIPSERTVYRVMEEIGLSHRPNHRPNGITKTDHKAQMSEDLMGRDFTADTPLSKCVTDMTKIPAYDGKLYISALFDCYDASVLGLSMDTNMKASLCVRMLDNAMLSYPKLRGAILHSDRGSQYTSQLYREAIHTYGIRQSMNSAGGRCHDNARCESMWARMKSELLYGRYDTKKMTIEELKVLVWRYFMSYWNNRRICSTNGGLPPMVKRRQFYDSIAAAT, encoded by the coding sequence ATGAAGTTGATTGCGTTCAAGACCTCAGATGGCGCCCTCAAAGGAAATATCAGCTTCTGCTGCAAGATGCTCCATGTCACGAGACAGGGATTTTATCAGTATTTGACGAGCAAAGACCGCCCATGGAAATATCAGGAACTTGCCGACGCCATGATGCAGATTCATGCAGAGGACGAATGCAACGACACCTACGGAAGAATCCGCATGTATCAGGCACTCAAGATCAAACAGCCGGAAGGCGTCCGTATTCCGAGTGAACGAACTGTTTACCGTGTTATGGAAGAGATTGGCTTAAGTCATCGCCCCAATCATAGACCGAACGGTATCACCAAAACAGATCATAAGGCACAGATGTCAGAGGATCTCATGGGGCGCGATTTTACTGCCGACACACCTCTTTCCAAGTGTGTCACTGACATGACAAAGATTCCGGCGTATGACGGAAAACTCTACATTTCAGCACTCTTTGACTGTTATGATGCCAGCGTGCTCGGACTGTCTATGGACACGAACATGAAGGCTTCTCTATGCGTAAGGATGCTGGATAACGCTATGCTCTCCTACCCAAAGCTCAGGGGAGCAATCCTGCACTCGGATCGCGGCAGCCAGTATACGAGTCAGCTGTATCGGGAGGCAATTCATACCTATGGGATTCGTCAAAGCATGAACAGTGCCGGTGGACGCTGTCATGATAATGCGCGCTGTGAGAGTATGTGGGCGCGCATGAAGTCCGAGCTGCTCTATGGACGCTATGACACAAAGAAGATGACAATCGAAGAGTTGAAGGTACTGGTTTGGCGATACTTCATGAGCTATTGGAACAACCGTCGGATTTGTTCAACAAACGGGGGGCTTCCTCCGATGGTGAAGCGGCGTCAGTTCTATGACTCTATTGCCGCAGCTACTTAA
- a CDS encoding head-tail adaptor protein has product MQVSMSELRHRISILRPVMDTDDEGNILSSSVQEVGKAWALVLPFAAKISDGYAEKVQEVDYRIVVRYRADVRVTDIVEWSGKRLIPIAPPYPLGGKKQWLVIECRELVEDG; this is encoded by the coding sequence ATGCAGGTGTCTATGAGCGAACTGCGTCACCGAATTTCCATCCTGCGCCCCGTGATGGATACGGACGATGAGGGGAATATCCTTTCATCGTCGGTGCAGGAAGTCGGTAAAGCCTGGGCACTCGTTCTGCCCTTTGCCGCGAAAATCTCCGACGGTTATGCGGAGAAGGTGCAGGAGGTGGATTATCGCATCGTTGTTCGTTACCGTGCGGATGTACGTGTGACGGATATTGTGGAGTGGAGTGGGAAGCGGCTCATACCTATTGCGCCACCGTATCCGCTCGGCGGGAAGAAACAGTGGCTTGTCATAGAATGCAGGGAGTTGGTGGAAGATGGCTAG
- a CDS encoding cupin domain-containing protein, whose amino-acid sequence MSKAITNDFETRRYRLAEVAKSGDVATRTPIYATESTSGVVWVLKPGQTIKPHGHAKADDIWICIQGEGVFYPAIGEERPIEKGDVIVSAKGMCHGMKNTGTEDFIFVGILAPVPADYFPIEK is encoded by the coding sequence ATGAGCAAGGCGATTACAAACGATTTCGAGACACGCCGTTATCGTCTCGCCGAAGTGGCGAAATCGGGCGATGTCGCGACGCGCACACCGATCTACGCGACGGAGTCGACGAGCGGGGTTGTTTGGGTGCTAAAGCCGGGGCAAACAATCAAGCCGCACGGACACGCCAAAGCGGACGATATCTGGATCTGCATTCAAGGTGAGGGCGTTTTCTATCCAGCAATCGGCGAGGAACGCCCTATCGAAAAGGGGGATGTCATCGTCTCTGCAAAGGGGATGTGCCACGGCATGAAGAACACGGGCACAGAGGACTTCATTTTCGTTGGCATCCTTGCCCCCGTTCCGGCAGACTACTTTCCTATCGAAAAATAG
- a CDS encoding YifB family Mg chelatase-like AAA ATPase codes for MFAKTYGATTLGIDGRIIDVEVDVSPGLPGFELVGLPDTSVKESKERVRTAIRNSGIQLRQERVTVNLAPADVRKDSSGLDLPIAVGLLASYGMVPEAAVQNALFSAELSLDGNCRPISGILPMAITAREHGLTEFYVAPSNADEALLIDGLKVYAVENLAQLVRHLTGAETLTPAEPQATEQKKDAAFTDDFADVQGQYQAKRALEIAAAGGHNVLMVGVPGSGKTMLARRMPSILPELTKEEAIEITKIYSISGLLGKDTGLVTTRPFRSPHHTSSTVAMIGGGSIPRPGEVTLAHHGVLFLDELPEFSKKTLEVLREPIEDRQITVSRANATLTFPSSIILVAAMNDVTSITIQ; via the coding sequence TTGTTTGCAAAGACCTATGGTGCGACGACCCTCGGGATAGATGGACGGATTATCGACGTTGAGGTGGATGTGTCGCCCGGGCTGCCGGGCTTTGAGCTGGTCGGTCTTCCCGATACGTCGGTAAAGGAGTCAAAGGAGCGGGTACGGACGGCGATTCGTAACTCCGGCATCCAGCTGCGGCAGGAACGGGTGACGGTGAATCTTGCACCTGCTGATGTGCGAAAGGACAGTTCAGGGCTTGATCTGCCGATCGCCGTCGGACTCCTTGCATCCTACGGTATGGTTCCAGAGGCGGCGGTGCAGAATGCGCTCTTCTCTGCGGAGCTTTCCCTCGATGGAAACTGTCGACCGATCAGCGGGATTCTCCCAATGGCAATCACGGCGCGGGAACATGGGTTGACAGAGTTTTACGTTGCTCCCTCCAATGCAGATGAGGCACTCCTGATTGACGGACTGAAGGTCTATGCGGTCGAGAATCTGGCGCAGCTTGTGCGTCATTTGACAGGGGCAGAAACACTGACTCCCGCTGAGCCACAAGCAACAGAACAGAAAAAGGACGCTGCGTTTACCGATGACTTTGCGGACGTACAGGGGCAGTATCAGGCGAAACGTGCGCTTGAGATTGCGGCAGCAGGAGGGCACAATGTCCTCATGGTTGGCGTTCCCGGCTCGGGCAAGACGATGCTGGCACGTCGGATGCCTTCGATTCTGCCGGAGCTGACGAAGGAAGAAGCCATCGAGATCACGAAGATTTACAGCATCTCGGGGCTGCTCGGAAAGGATACAGGGCTTGTGACCACGCGCCCCTTCCGCAGTCCGCATCATACGTCCTCGACGGTGGCGATGATCGGCGGCGGGAGCATTCCGCGTCCGGGCGAGGTGACGCTTGCCCATCACGGCGTGCTCTTTCTCGACGAGCTGCCGGAGTTCAGCAAGAAGACGCTTGAGGTGCTGCGTGAGCCAATCGAGGATCGTCAGATTACGGTGTCGCGTGCGAACGCAACACTGACCTTTCCCTCTAGTATCATTTTGGTAGCGGCAATGAACGACGTAACGTCAATAACGATACAATGA
- a CDS encoding HK97 gp10 family phage protein: MARYRGFVSAEKILSELGAEATAAAKAALAHGADDVVAEAKNRCPVYTGTDKRVVKGALRDSIHKRLRRKDGSVWRIAADAESSDGVFYGVLVEFSPRINKPFLYPALDAKKDGIRSAIVDAVQSAIRRRGK; the protein is encoded by the coding sequence ATGGCTAGATATAGAGGATTCGTCTCTGCCGAGAAGATATTGTCCGAGCTTGGCGCGGAGGCGACGGCTGCAGCAAAGGCAGCACTCGCACATGGCGCGGATGATGTGGTCGCGGAGGCAAAGAACCGCTGTCCCGTCTATACGGGAACAGATAAGCGTGTGGTCAAAGGCGCACTGCGAGATTCCATCCACAAGCGACTGCGCAGAAAAGACGGCTCTGTTTGGAGGATTGCAGCGGATGCAGAATCCAGTGACGGCGTATTCTATGGCGTGCTTGTCGAGTTCAGCCCGAGGATTAACAAACCGTTCCTCTATCCGGCACTCGATGCCAAGAAGGACGGTATCCGCTCTGCCATCGTCGATGCCGTGCAGTCTGCCATTCGGAGGCGAGGGAAATGA
- a CDS encoding WYL domain-containing protein produces MSIIISHLWYDTTHDFEMEQARVFRCGRITVVEECTDVTGMPLLSFAHPAEDLYCRVDALSFVVEITAQGRDFFYKEHYPSMRLVEENGRYYIHGFYNVGEEEFIADYFIHYGDAVQTVEPLALRDVIRTRLHTLTVHYKEIT; encoded by the coding sequence ATGTCTATCATTATATCACATTTATGGTATGACACAACGCATGATTTCGAGATGGAGCAGGCGCGTGTCTTTCGGTGTGGCCGCATCACTGTGGTGGAGGAGTGTACGGATGTGACGGGGATGCCACTTTTATCCTTTGCTCATCCCGCAGAGGATCTCTATTGCCGTGTCGATGCACTCTCCTTTGTCGTCGAGATTACGGCACAGGGACGGGATTTCTTTTATAAAGAACACTATCCATCCATGCGACTTGTGGAGGAGAATGGGCGGTACTATATCCATGGATTTTACAATGTGGGCGAGGAGGAGTTCATCGCGGATTACTTTATCCACTATGGGGATGCAGTGCAAACAGTCGAGCCTTTGGCACTCAGAGATGTGATCCGCACAAGACTGCATACGTTGACGGTGCATTATAAGGAGATAACGTAA